Proteins from a single region of Cytophagaceae bacterium:
- a CDS encoding PIN domain-containing protein, whose amino-acid sequence MNEFAIFLDTNTLINFLLGENLEMKLVENKSIFISEITEMEIQCQPDFNSTQRKELKRFLSTLTIVRLNNEIRETAIKIRLSTKMKLMDAIIASSSQISNIPLVTCDTKFESVKTAQIILLPSIKNRKS is encoded by the coding sequence ATGAATGAGTTTGCCATTTTTCTAGATACCAATACCCTTATTAATTTTTTATTAGGTGAAAATTTGGAAATGAAACTGGTAGAGAACAAATCCATTTTTATTTCTGAAATTACGGAAATGGAAATTCAATGTCAACCCGATTTTAATTCCACTCAACGTAAGGAATTAAAACGTTTTCTTTCTACTTTAACTATTGTCCGACTTAATAATGAAATTCGAGAAACCGCTATAAAAATAAGACTTTCCACTAAAATGAAGCTTATGGATGCAATCATTGCTTCTAGTTCTCAAATTTCAAATATTCCATTGGTTACTTGCGATACCAAGTTTGAATCAGTTAAAACTGCACAAATTATTTTGTTACCATCAATTAAAAACCGCAAATCTTAG
- a CDS encoding serine hydrolase — translation MLTRNLLILLLFSSQIFAQNENLKKLDESLITLNKRALFNGVVLVVEKGKISYQKALGYSDLGQNQKLNLQSSFNLASVSKQFVAMLIMIQKDKKLLNFDDPVSKHLPAFPYPKITIRHLLTHTSGLPEYFDLADEYLNTLDTLSNAKMLKLLAQYKPKTGFAPGKKWEYCNTGYVLLASIVEKNARMSFEEYFQQQIVIPLGLKNTYAFYLNMKKPDPRSKKRVLGFERKNGKYVLNDLIRLDGVVGDGNIYSSAEDLLIWAQKLKTLVKSDTWKEATTPVKLSDGSIEDYGFGWELDKNIISHTGNWVGFNNWIEINEKKQTVTIVLTNGSNEKAVDLIPDILEGKKVKIPVSKLIQNINLIDGTGTASRMTSVRILENKISEVGDLQSFEEEEVTDGQGKVLAPGFIDSHSHHYGGLSKNPAGLPATNQGITTIVIGQDGGSYPMDTLESDLKNYPVAINVASYTGHSTLRGKAMGVKSLFRTAKPEELAKMKGYLEQEMKKGSLGLNTGLEYESAFFSNRDEVLELAKVAAKYGGRYMSHIRSEDVNFVEAMDEIINIGRQTGMPVQISHIKIAKKDQWGKSVEVLAKLQKARSEGINITADCYPYNFWNSTLRVLFPNRDYTNPESAEFAVNQLFDPSMSFLVRYAPEKTFAGKTISEIAEIRNEKPSETLMKLIAEAAAFEEKYPDFDEGIETIMAKAMDDTDVANFLQWPQTNICSDGSSSGHPRGHGTFTRVLGRYVREQKLLSLESAIYKMTGLTAENLGISDRGIIEPGRYADLVLFDPETVIDNADIKDGKALSSGIMKVWVNGELVLENNKPTGIYPGVLIKRQINE, via the coding sequence ATGTTAACCCGAAACCTCTTAATTCTCCTTTTATTTTCTAGTCAGATTTTTGCCCAAAATGAAAATCTCAAAAAACTTGACGAATCATTGATTACACTCAATAAAAGAGCTTTATTCAATGGTGTGGTACTTGTAGTCGAAAAAGGAAAAATTTCTTATCAAAAAGCTCTTGGCTATTCTGATTTGGGACAAAATCAAAAACTGAATCTTCAGTCCTCATTTAATCTGGCGTCGGTTTCAAAGCAGTTTGTGGCCATGCTTATTATGATTCAAAAGGATAAGAAATTGCTCAATTTTGATGACCCTGTTTCCAAGCATTTACCTGCTTTTCCTTATCCCAAAATCACCATCAGGCATCTTTTGACTCATACTTCCGGTTTGCCCGAGTACTTTGATCTGGCTGATGAATATCTTAATACTTTGGACACGCTCAGCAATGCCAAAATGCTTAAGCTTTTGGCCCAGTATAAACCCAAAACCGGATTTGCCCCAGGTAAAAAATGGGAATATTGCAATACCGGATACGTTTTGTTGGCTTCAATTGTAGAAAAAAATGCCCGCATGTCTTTTGAAGAATACTTTCAACAACAGATAGTGATTCCTTTGGGCTTGAAAAATACCTATGCATTTTATTTGAATATGAAAAAGCCTGACCCCCGCTCTAAAAAGAGAGTTTTGGGTTTTGAGAGGAAAAACGGAAAATATGTTTTAAATGACCTGATTAGGTTGGATGGAGTAGTAGGTGATGGAAATATTTACAGTTCGGCTGAGGATTTGTTGATATGGGCTCAAAAACTCAAAACTCTGGTAAAATCAGATACATGGAAGGAAGCCACCACACCGGTAAAATTAAGCGATGGAAGCATAGAAGATTATGGCTTTGGATGGGAACTCGACAAAAATATAATCAGTCACACCGGTAACTGGGTAGGATTTAATAATTGGATTGAAATCAATGAGAAAAAGCAAACGGTGACTATCGTCTTGACCAATGGCAGCAATGAAAAGGCGGTTGATTTGATTCCTGATATTTTAGAAGGGAAAAAAGTTAAAATACCTGTTTCAAAACTCATTCAGAATATCAATTTAATTGATGGAACCGGGACAGCCTCCCGAATGACGTCGGTAAGGATTTTGGAAAATAAGATTTCGGAAGTTGGTGACCTACAATCGTTTGAAGAAGAGGAGGTTACAGATGGCCAGGGTAAGGTGCTTGCTCCCGGCTTTATTGACTCGCATAGTCATCACTATGGAGGGTTGAGTAAAAACCCTGCTGGTTTGCCTGCTACCAATCAGGGAATTACGACTATCGTGATTGGTCAGGATGGAGGGAGCTATCCTATGGACACTCTTGAATCTGACCTGAAAAACTATCCGGTTGCAATAAATGTGGCTTCTTATACCGGTCATTCCACACTGAGGGGTAAAGCGATGGGTGTGAAGAGTCTGTTTCGGACCGCTAAACCCGAAGAACTAGCAAAAATGAAAGGCTATCTGGAGCAGGAAATGAAAAAAGGATCATTAGGACTTAATACCGGTTTAGAATATGAATCGGCTTTTTTTTCTAATAGAGACGAGGTGCTTGAGCTCGCAAAAGTGGCTGCGAAGTATGGAGGTAGATACATGAGTCATATCAGAAGTGAAGATGTGAATTTTGTGGAAGCCATGGATGAAATCATAAATATTGGCCGACAAACCGGGATGCCTGTACAGATATCTCATATAAAAATTGCTAAAAAAGATCAGTGGGGGAAATCTGTGGAAGTACTAGCCAAACTTCAAAAAGCCCGATCAGAAGGTATCAATATTACTGCAGACTGCTATCCTTATAATTTTTGGAATTCTACACTCAGAGTTTTGTTTCCAAACAGGGACTATACCAATCCGGAAAGTGCGGAATTTGCTGTAAATCAACTTTTTGATCCTTCTATGTCTTTTTTGGTAAGATATGCTCCCGAAAAAACCTTTGCCGGAAAAACCATTTCGGAAATTGCAGAAATCAGAAATGAAAAGCCTTCAGAAACGCTGATGAAACTGATAGCTGAAGCAGCTGCATTTGAAGAAAAATATCCTGATTTTGATGAAGGGATAGAAACCATCATGGCCAAAGCCATGGACGATACCGACGTGGCCAATTTTCTTCAATGGCCTCAGACCAATATATGTTCTGATGGTTCATCGTCAGGGCATCCTCGTGGTCATGGTACATTCACAAGGGTTTTGGGAAGATATGTTAGAGAGCAAAAACTATTATCTTTGGAATCGGCTATCTACAAAATGACCGGACTTACAGCTGAAAATCTTGGGATTTCAGACCGTGGAATCATTGAGCCCGGCAGATATGCCGATCTGGTGTTGTTTGATCCTGAAACAGTGATTGACAATGCTGATATTAAAGATGGGAAAGCATTGAGCAGTGGAATTATGAAAGTTTGGGTAAACGGAGAATTAGTTTTGGAAAATAATAAACCCACAGGGATTTACCCCGGGGTTTTGATAAAGAGACAGATAAATGAGTAG
- a CDS encoding beta-lactamase family protein, whose amino-acid sequence MKKPILLLFLSINIFAQTTDRAAKIQTLIPEINAKFEAFRTQNHLSSVSYAILVDGKIIHQTNSGVVNYKANKIADNQSVYRIASMSKSFASVAILQLRDAGKLKLDDPVWKYIPEIKGQKYSKDSPEITVRHLLTHAAGFPEDNPWGDRQLGISEAEMLKMFKKGISFSNEPGVAYEYSNMGFAMLGQIIKNVSGQSYQSYIINKIWKPLGMNDTYWDYTKVPAGQLVMGYRWLREQYIEQPLEGDGAYGIMGGVLTSIQDFSKYMALHQDAYKFEAAASAILKKSSLREMHFPANFNSLNNRGYTAFGEPCSNVSFYGYGLRIDQNCNQIRAVGHSGGLPGFGSDWKILPNYGIGIVTFTNGTYGGAALMNNQILPFIIEKAALSPIPFPVSPILKQRQNELMALLPSWEGAEKTGIFAENFFLDYFPDLLKAEAEGIFEKAGKVLKINEIVPENALRGKFLIECEKGKVEVSFTMSPENPPLIQAYSIKLK is encoded by the coding sequence ATGAAAAAACCTATACTATTACTTTTTCTTTCAATCAACATTTTTGCCCAAACCACTGACCGTGCTGCAAAAATCCAGACCCTCATCCCCGAAATCAATGCTAAATTTGAGGCGTTCCGAACACAGAATCATTTGTCGAGTGTATCCTATGCGATTTTGGTGGATGGCAAAATTATACATCAGACCAATAGCGGAGTTGTAAATTATAAAGCAAATAAGATTGCTGATAATCAGTCAGTTTATAGGATTGCATCCATGTCAAAAAGCTTCGCTTCTGTGGCGATTTTACAGCTTCGTGATGCAGGGAAACTTAAACTAGATGACCCGGTTTGGAAATATATTCCTGAAATAAAAGGCCAAAAGTATTCTAAAGATTCACCGGAAATCACGGTCAGACATTTGCTTACCCATGCGGCGGGTTTTCCGGAAGATAATCCCTGGGGCGACCGCCAGTTAGGAATTTCTGAAGCCGAAATGCTGAAAATGTTTAAGAAAGGAATTTCGTTTTCCAACGAACCCGGAGTTGCCTATGAATACAGCAATATGGGATTTGCCATGTTGGGTCAAATCATCAAAAACGTATCAGGACAGAGTTATCAAAGTTATATCATCAACAAAATATGGAAGCCTCTGGGAATGAATGATACCTATTGGGACTACACAAAAGTACCTGCTGGTCAGTTGGTAATGGGCTACCGGTGGCTGAGGGAGCAATACATTGAGCAGCCGCTTGAAGGTGACGGAGCGTATGGCATTATGGGCGGAGTTTTGACTTCTATTCAGGATTTTTCAAAATACATGGCCTTGCATCAGGATGCGTACAAATTTGAAGCTGCGGCATCAGCAATTTTGAAGAAAAGTTCTTTAAGAGAAATGCACTTTCCGGCCAATTTTAACAGCCTCAATAACCGTGGTTATACTGCTTTCGGAGAGCCTTGCAGTAATGTATCGTTTTATGGTTATGGCCTGAGAATCGACCAAAACTGCAACCAAATCAGGGCAGTGGGGCATTCGGGTGGTTTACCGGGTTTTGGTTCAGACTGGAAGATTCTGCCCAACTATGGCATCGGGATTGTGACATTTACCAACGGAACCTATGGCGGTGCTGCTTTGATGAACAATCAGATTCTCCCTTTTATTATCGAAAAAGCGGCATTATCCCCCATTCCATTCCCTGTTTCCCCGATATTGAAACAAAGACAAAATGAGTTGATGGCCCTGTTGCCATCCTGGGAAGGAGCTGAAAAGACCGGGATTTTTGCCGAAAATTTCTTTCTTGATTATTTCCCTGATTTACTCAAAGCCGAAGCAGAAGGTATTTTTGAAAAAGCAGGTAAGGTTTTAAAAATCAATGAGATAGTTCCTGAAAATGCTCTCAGAGGTAAGTTTTTGATAGAATGTGAAAAAGGAAAAGTGGAGGTGAGTTTCACGATGTCGCCCGAAAACCCACCATTGATTCAGGCTTACAGTATAAAGTTGAAATAA
- a CDS encoding family 43 glycosylhydrolase, with translation MHSKSLLYLLIYLLFVSKISAQKNKKLSGNPIFAGWYADPEGVILDNKFWVFPTFSAKYKDQVFLDAFSSNDLVNWTKHPKIIDTSAIKWAHMAMWAPSIVKKDNKYFLFFSANDIQSAERKGFGENNPDKDDKIGGIGIGVASRPEGPYMDYLGKPLINHFYNKAQPIDQYVFLDKDGQYYIIYGGWGRCNIAKLNDDFTALVPYPNGDLVKEITPKGYVEGPTLFIRKGKYYLMWSEGGWTNGTYKVAYGISDNVFGPFEKKGTILVADEKVATGAGHHSVINIPNTDDWYMVYHRRPIPNLDRDHRVVCIDRMFFNEDNTIKDIKMTFDGVEKVKLK, from the coding sequence ATGCATTCCAAAAGCCTGCTTTACTTGTTGATTTATTTGTTATTCGTTTCCAAAATTTCTGCTCAAAAGAATAAAAAACTTTCCGGAAATCCGATATTCGCTGGCTGGTATGCTGACCCTGAGGGAGTTATCCTGGATAATAAATTTTGGGTATTCCCAACTTTCTCTGCCAAATATAAAGACCAGGTATTTTTAGATGCTTTTTCTTCCAATGATTTGGTAAACTGGACAAAACATCCAAAAATCATCGATACTTCTGCCATTAAATGGGCTCATATGGCCATGTGGGCTCCAAGTATTGTAAAAAAAGACAATAAATATTTTCTGTTTTTTTCTGCAAATGATATTCAAAGTGCTGAAAGAAAAGGTTTTGGAGAAAATAACCCCGACAAAGATGATAAAATTGGTGGAATTGGAATTGGAGTTGCATCAAGACCTGAAGGACCATACATGGATTACCTGGGCAAGCCGCTGATAAATCATTTCTACAATAAAGCCCAGCCAATTGACCAGTATGTTTTCCTGGATAAAGATGGCCAGTATTATATTATTTATGGCGGTTGGGGACGATGCAATATCGCAAAGCTCAATGATGATTTCACAGCATTGGTTCCCTATCCCAATGGTGATTTGGTGAAGGAAATCACGCCAAAAGGTTATGTGGAAGGTCCTACCCTATTTATTAGAAAAGGAAAATATTATTTGATGTGGTCAGAGGGTGGCTGGACCAATGGTACATATAAAGTAGCCTACGGAATTTCTGATAATGTTTTTGGGCCATTCGAGAAAAAAGGGACAATTCTGGTTGCTGATGAAAAAGTTGCCACTGGTGCCGGACATCATTCTGTTATCAATATTCCAAATACGGATGATTGGTATATGGTATATCATCGTCGGCCTATTCCAAATCTGGATCGTGACCATCGTGTAGTATGTATCGACCGGATGTTTTTCAACGAAGACAATACCATCAAAGACATCAAAATGACTTTTGATGGAGTAGAAAAAGTAAAATTAAAATAG
- a CDS encoding YrdB family protein has product MQIIKLINHPLAFGLELVLFFGVGYWGYFQGKITLAKWGIAILCFMILVILWALFAAPKSGMRLKYPMLNIFKLLIFSTGTLAFWNLGKTWLAIVYTLLFVLSVGLSYLEETS; this is encoded by the coding sequence ATGCAAATTATCAAGTTAATCAATCATCCATTGGCTTTTGGATTGGAGCTGGTTTTGTTTTTTGGAGTGGGGTATTGGGGGTATTTTCAAGGTAAAATCACTTTGGCTAAATGGGGAATTGCCATTCTTTGTTTTATGATTTTAGTAATACTTTGGGCATTGTTTGCAGCACCAAAATCAGGAATGAGATTAAAGTATCCTATGCTCAATATTTTCAAATTATTGATTTTTTCTACCGGAACATTGGCCTTTTGGAATCTTGGAAAGACCTGGTTGGCAATAGTTTATACGCTACTTTTTGTTTTGAGTGTTGGGCTGTCATATCTGGAAGAAACTTCCTAA
- a CDS encoding glycoside hydrolase family 32 protein: MKKTFTIFLFLSTLYFNLLYAQSNGYYQEKYRPQFHFTPEKGWMNDPNGLVYYAGEYHLFYQHYPDKTVWGPMHWGHAISKDLVHWEHLPIALFPDSLGYIFSGSIVVDEKNTTGFQTGKEKPLVAIFTYHDMEKEKAGRTDRESQGIAYSLDKGRTWTKYSANPVLPNKGDVDFRDPKVFWHEQSQHWVMPLAVGQHLELFTSPNLKDWTFASSFGENDGAHGGVWECPDFFPIKAADGIEKWILIQNIGRGAINGGSGTQYFVGHFDGKTFKNDNPPGTTLWLDYGADNYAGVTWFNAPNKERIYIGWMSNWDDYAQSTPTSTWRSGMTVPRKLSLYKSEDEYKLSQLPVYQFNTLRNSGKMIGKMEINSEIEIDNQHIYKELILDFDLEKSSAGELGFILRNSKNEQLVFGYDKIKKEVFIDRTQAGISGFSEKFPKIHSAPMTDKKLKIRALIDNASIEVFVNDGKIAMTDLFFPNEYFTKTFLYAKGGKAILKSGNIYDLKRIWK; this comes from the coding sequence ATGAAAAAAACATTTACTATCTTTTTATTTTTGAGCACCTTATATTTCAATTTACTTTATGCTCAATCCAATGGATATTATCAGGAAAAATACCGGCCTCAGTTTCATTTTACTCCTGAAAAAGGCTGGATGAACGATCCAAATGGGCTGGTTTATTATGCCGGAGAATACCATTTATTTTATCAGCATTATCCCGATAAAACTGTTTGGGGGCCTATGCATTGGGGCCATGCCATTAGTAAAGATCTGGTACATTGGGAGCATTTACCCATCGCTCTTTTTCCCGATTCTCTGGGTTATATTTTTTCGGGGAGTATCGTGGTGGATGAAAAAAATACAACAGGATTTCAAACCGGAAAGGAAAAACCACTAGTGGCTATTTTCACGTATCATGACATGGAAAAAGAAAAAGCCGGCAGAACTGACCGCGAGTCGCAGGGGATTGCCTATAGTCTGGACAAAGGCCGCACCTGGACCAAATACTCAGCTAACCCGGTTTTGCCTAATAAAGGTGATGTGGATTTTCGTGATCCTAAAGTATTTTGGCATGAGCAAAGTCAACATTGGGTGATGCCACTGGCTGTAGGACAGCATCTCGAGCTTTTCACTTCACCCAACCTTAAAGACTGGACTTTTGCCAGTTCTTTTGGAGAAAATGACGGTGCACATGGAGGTGTATGGGAATGCCCGGACTTCTTCCCAATAAAAGCCGCTGACGGTATCGAAAAATGGATCTTGATTCAAAATATTGGTCGGGGAGCTATAAATGGAGGTTCTGGTACTCAATATTTTGTAGGGCATTTTGATGGAAAAACATTTAAAAATGATAACCCTCCAGGCACTACTCTTTGGCTGGATTATGGTGCAGATAACTACGCCGGGGTAACCTGGTTCAACGCTCCCAATAAGGAAAGAATATACATTGGTTGGATGTCAAACTGGGACGATTACGCCCAAAGTACACCCACCAGCACCTGGAGAAGTGGTATGACTGTGCCCAGAAAACTTTCACTTTACAAATCGGAAGACGAATACAAACTTTCACAGTTACCTGTATATCAATTCAATACACTTCGAAATTCAGGTAAAATGATTGGAAAAATGGAAATTAATTCTGAAATAGAAATAGATAACCAACATATTTATAAAGAACTGATTTTAGATTTCGATTTAGAAAAATCTTCCGCAGGAGAGTTGGGTTTTATATTGAGAAATTCGAAAAACGAGCAGTTGGTTTTTGGTTATGACAAAATCAAAAAGGAAGTTTTTATTGACCGTACTCAAGCAGGAATTTCCGGATTTTCTGAAAAATTCCCTAAAATTCATTCGGCCCCAATGACAGATAAAAAGCTAAAAATAAGAGCTTTGATTGACAATGCTTCCATCGAGGTTTTCGTAAATGATGGCAAAATAGCCATGACTGATTTGTTTTTCCCCAATGAATATTTCACTAAAACCTTTCTTTATGCCAAAGGCGGAAAAGCAATATTGAAATCAGGCAATATTTACGATCTCAAAAGAATCTGGAAATAA